One Glycine max cultivar Williams 82 chromosome 4, Glycine_max_v4.0, whole genome shotgun sequence DNA segment encodes these proteins:
- the LOC100788468 gene encoding uncharacterized protein, giving the protein MEWQLNSEVMVKVSSMEKEGEKQKLGEGPQISRMEPVTHGAYGGGMYGTEKGQPEKQTKPPASESQSADGPVDKDAIKPKHNPPPSTGDRDLDITGQSYIQ; this is encoded by the coding sequence ATGGAGTGGCAATTGAATAGTGAGGTGATGGTGAAAGTGTCATCAATggagaaagagggtgaaaaGCAAAAACTGGGGGAAGGACCCCAAATCTCAAGAATGGAGCCGGTAACACATGGTGCCTATGGTGGTGGAATGTACGGTACCGAGAAAGGGCAACCGGAGAAACAAACAAAGCCACCGGCAAGTGAGAGCCAGAGTGCTGATGGCCCCGTTGATAAGGACGCTATCAAGCCCAAACACAATCCTCCCCCTTCAACTGGGGACAGAGATTTAGATATCACTGGCCAGTCTTATATCCAGtaa
- the LOC100814865 gene encoding uncharacterized protein, translating into MVGVFRRSLSFPNKNPNRPSQQKPHISHHIRSISLPCRSHPLISEIKDEINDLTSWASTSKSNPQTHTTISHGLTLLKDTHETLQHILQLPQTLETLRSHPLWVEKLLEDFLRFVDAFGMFQTSIMSLKEEHSSAQMAIRKRDESRVVAYVKAKKKISKEMEKLVSVLRCVHVTQHQQHSTLQVPSSVVDAQLRHVIADVMSVTVSVSVALFNGIGVSFASRRLSWTQMVRLSRNGGRENNNKEHEGIEELRNGVGMERLQNLKKKGDEEVRLVLKKMRDLEECVCGIETVTEKVFRALINSRVALLNILTLTQ; encoded by the coding sequence ATGGTAGGCGTTTTCCGGCGCTCCCTTTCTTTCCCAAACAAAAATCCCAACCGTCCATCACAACAGAAACCGCACATATCACACCACATCAGGTCCATCAGTCTTCCGTGCAGATCTCACCCTCTGATCTCAGAGATCAAAGACGAGATCAACGACCTCACCAGCTGGGCCTCCACCTCAAAGTCCAATCCACAAACACACACAACCATTTCCCACGGTTTAACCCTTCTCAAAGACACACACGAAACCCTTCAACACATCCTCCAACTCCCTCAGACTCTAGAAACCCTCCGAAGCCACCCTCTCTGGGTCGAGAAGCTTCTAGAAGACTTCCTCCGCTTCGTCGACGCCTTCGGAATGTTCCAAACTTCCATCATGTCTCTCAAGGAAGAACACTCTTCCGCTCAGATGGCCATACGAAAACGCGACGAGTCCAGGGTTGTCGCCTACGTAAAGGCTAAGAAGAAAATTTCCAAGGAAATGGAAAAGCTCGTGTCTGTCCTCCGATGTGTTCACGTCACACAACATCAGCAACATTCCACGCTGCAGGTTCCATCTTCCGTTGTGGACGCTCAACTGAGACACGTCATCGCGGATGTTATGAGCGTGACTGTGTCCGTTTCCGTTGCGCTGTTCAACGGGATTGGAGTGTCGTTTGCGTCACGAAGGTTGTCGTGGACGCAGATGGTGAGGTTGTCGAGAAACGGTGGGAGGGAGAATAATAATAAGGAGCATGAAGGCATTGAAGAGCTTCGAAATGGGGTGGGAATGGAAAGGCTTCAGAATCTGAAGAAGAAGGGTGATGAAGAGGTGAGGTTGGTTCTGAAGAAGATGCGGGATTTGGAGGAATGTGTATGTGGCATCGAAACTGTTACCGAGAAAGTTTTCAGAGCTTTGATAAACTCTCGGGTGGCGCTGCTTAACATTCTTACCCTTACACAGTAG
- the LOC100815394 gene encoding protein ALTERED PHOSPHATE STARVATION RESPONSE 1 has protein sequence MGCNTSRLDRLPAVALCRDRCKFLDDALRQSYALADAHVAHMEALKTLGHALLCFFDGFEDSDETNVPNKETKVPVATKSPPPHSPSSFSSDSDDAHVLLHSESETEDAEKEEFQLFTHARYDYAHSARYPPFSPPRGYSGSKPPSPPPPSGSAWDFLNFFEPYEKYHVPYFPGGGDADVAENEKGKVEKRDGSKSKEENGEAKKKKGDSKEKKVVSEKAEVVLVSEQCSDSAKGFSEAVKEIQILFEKASESGNPVLEMLDAGKLRYHRKFDLNPVSCKMMHVFTPSSPLGVRCMKSSVGRRMGSGYEGDKDLTYANLCSTLKKLCMWEKKLYHEVKAEEKLRMLHQKKCKQLRRMKQKDADAQKIDSVQTFIGILSTKMKISIQVVDKISITISKLREEELWPLIYRFILTFLGMWKDMQECYKCQYQQIVEAKTLDALSLNTKPGNAHIDATIKLKSEVQKWNLSFLDWIHAQRSHVKALNGWLVRCLLYEPEEVPDDSTPFSPSKIGAPPVFVICHKWSRAVDNLSEKNVIEAVNGFMLRVNELLEKHILDLQQKLTLDKEFERKVKMLEREEQKMHKVMRAHERKMVTVGREESDALLRGDAVHHADIVDSTNLQSSLKQIFGAMEKFTDSTVRLYEELCQQIKQEDHVLGETNKIS, from the exons ATGGGCTGCAACACCTCGAGACTTGACCGGCTACCGGCGGTGGCACTGTGCCGTGACCGTTGCAAGTTCTTGGACGACGCGCTTCGCCAAAGCTACGCCCTCGCCGACGCACACGTGGCACACATGGAGGCCCTCAAAACACTTGGCCACGCTCTCCTCTGTTTCTTCGACGGTTTCGAGGATTCCGACGAAACTAATGTCCCAAATAAGGAAACCAAAGTTCCTGTCGCCACGAAATCTCCACCCCCTCACTCCCCTTCTTCCTTTAGTTCGGACTCAGACGACGCACACGTGCTTTTGCATTCCGAATCAGAAACCGAAGACGCAGAAAAAGAAGAGTTCCAATTGTTCACTCACGCGCGTTATGACTACGCTCACTCGGCTCGTTACCCCCCGTTTTCTCCGCCGCGTGGCTATTCCGGCTCGAAGCCGCCGTCTCCGCCGCCTCCTTCCGGCTCCGCCTGGGATTTCCTTAACTTCTTCGAGCCGTACGAGAAGTACCACGTGCCTTATTTTCCTGGCGGCGGTGACGCTGACGTGGCCGAGAATGAAAAGGGGAAGGTTGAGAAACGTGACGGGTCTAAATCTAAGGAGGAAAATGGAGAAGCGAAGAAAAAGAAGGGTGATTCGAAGGAGAAGAAGGTGGTTTCTGAGAAAGCGGAAGTTGTATTAGTTTCAGAGCAATGTAGTGACTCTGCGAAAGGTTTCTCTGAGGCAGTGAAAGAGATTCAGATTCTGTTTGAGAAAGCGTCGGAGTCGGGGAACCCCGTTTTGGAGATGCTGGACGCTGGGAAACTCCGTTACCATCGAAAATTTGACCTCAACCCGG TTTCGTGCAAGATGATGCATGTGTTTACTCCCTCAAGTCCTCTTGGGGTTAGATGCATGAAATCCTCGGTTGGGCGGAGAATGGGATCTGGGTATGAAGGAGACAAGGATCTCACTTACGCCAATCTCTGCTCTACTCTGAAAAAACTATGTATGTGGGAGAAGAAGCTGTATCATGAAGTCAAG gctgAGGAGAAATTGCGTATGCTTCATCAGAAGAAGTGTAAGCAGTTGAGACGTATGAAACAAAAGGATGCCGATGCACAGAAAATTGATTCTGTTCAAACTTTCATTGGGATTTTAtctacaaaaatgaaaatttctaTCCAAGTAGTTGACAAGATATCTATTACAATTAGTAAGTTGAGAGAAGAGGAGCTGTGGCCGCTGATCTACAGGTTTATTCTCAC GTTTCTCGGAATGTGGAAAGATATGCAAGAATGTTACAAATGCCAATATCAGCAAATTGTTGAAGCCAAAACTTTAGATGCCTTATCGTTAAACACAAAGCCTGGCAATGCTCATATTGATGCAACAATAAAACTCAAATCTGAGGTACAGAAATGGAATTTGAGCTTCTTAGATTGGATTCACGCCCAGAGGTCCCATGTGAAAGCCTTGAATGGTTGGCTGGTAAGATGTCTATTATACGAACCCGAAGAAGTACCCGATGATTCAACTCCCTTCTCACCTAGCAAGATTGGGGCACCACCTGTGTTTGTGATCTGTCACAAATGGTCAAGGGCAGTGGATAATCTCTCAGAGAAGAATGTAATTGAAGCCGTAAATGGGTTCATGCTACGAGTGAACGAGCTCTTGGAAAAGCATATTTTAGACCTTCAACAAAAACTAACATTGGACAAAGAATTTGAGAGAAAGGTGAAAATGTTGGAGAGGGAGGAGCAAAAGATGCACAAAGTGATGCGGGCTCATGAGAGGAAGATGGTTACAGTTGGCAGAGAAGAATCTGATGCACTTTTACGTGGAGATGCTGTGCATCACGCTGATATCGTTGATTCTACTAACCTACAATCAAGTTTGAAGCAGATCTTTGGTGCCATGGAAAAGTTCACAGACTCCACTGTTCGCTTATATGAAGAACTTTGTCAACAAATTAAGCAAGAGGATCATGTTTTGGGAGAAACCAACAAAATTAGCTAG
- the LOC100816463 gene encoding pentatricopeptide repeat-containing protein At2g06000, which translates to MGSIRRAEAWFVKIACTVFVRSNSLDPFVGYFSKHLTPSLVYEVVNRLHIPNLGFKFVEFCRHKLHMSHSYLTYSLLLRSLCRSNLHHTAKVVYDWMRCDGQIPDNRLLGFLVWSYAIVGRLDVSRELLADVQCNNVGVNAVVYNDLFNVLIRQNKVVDAVVLFRELIRLRYKPVTYTVNILMRGLCRAGEIDEAFRLLNDLRSFGCLPDVITYNTLIHGLCRINEVDRARSLLKEVCLNGEFAPDVVSYTTIISGYCKFSKMEEGNLLFGEMIRSGTAPNTFTFNALIGGFGKLGDMASALALYEKMLVQGCVPDVATFTSLINGYFRLGQVHQAMDMWHKMNDKNIGATLYTFSVLVSGLCNNNRLHKARDILRLLNESDIVPQPFIYNPVIDGYCKSGNVDEANKIVAEMEVNRCKPDKLTFTILIIGHCMKGRMPEAIGIFHKMLAVGCAPDEITVNNLRSCLLKAGMPGEAARVKKVLAQNLTLGITSSKKSYHETTNESIPVAV; encoded by the coding sequence ATGGGTTCGATCAGAAGGGCCGAAGCCTGGTTTGTCAAGATCGCTTGCACTGTTTTCGTTCGCTCCAACTCGCTGGATCCGTTCGTGGGTTATTTCAGTAAGCACCTAACCCCTTCGCTCGTTTACGAGGTCGTCAATAGGCTACACATTCCCAATTTGGGCTTCAAGTTCGTTGAATTCTGTAGACACAAGTTGCACATGAGTCACTCTTATTTGACTTATAGTTTGCTCTTGAGGTCACTCTGCCGATCCAATCTTCACCATACGGCGAAAGTGGTGTACGATTGGATGAGGTGTGATGGCCAGATTCCTGATAATCGGCTGTTAGGATTTTTGGTTTGGTCGTATGCCATTGTTGGTAGGTTGGATGTTTCGAGGGAGTTGCTCGCCGATGTTCAGTGCAACAATGTTGGAGTCAATGCTGTTGTGTATAATGACTTGTTCAATGTTTTGATTAGGCAGAATAAGGTAGTTGATGCTGTTGTTTTGTTTAGGGAGCTTATCAGGTTGCGGTATAAGCCGGTGACCTACACAGTCAATATTTTAATGCGGGGGTTGTGCAGGGCCGGGGAAATTGACGAGGCTTTTAGGCTTCTCAATGATTTAAGGAGTTTTGGTTGTTTGCCAGATGTAATTACGTATAATACTCTCATTCATGGTTTGTGTCGGATTAATGAGGTGGATAGAGCTAGAAGTTTGCTGAAGGAAGTTTGTCTGAATGGGGAGTTTGCACCTGATGTTGTTAGTTACACGACTATTATATCAGGTTATTGCAAGTTTAGTAAGATGGAGGAGGGGAATTTGCTGTTTGGTGAAATGATTAGATCTGGAACTGCACCTAATACGTTCACGTTTAATGCTCTTATTGGTGGCTTTGGTAAGTTGGGTGACATGGCTTCTGCACTAGCCTTGTACGAGAAAATGCTCGTTCAAGGTTGTGTGCCTGATGTTGCTACTTTCACTTCTCTGATTAATGGGTATTTTCGACTTGGGCAGGTGCACCAAGCAATGGATATGTGGCATAAAATGAATGACAAAAATATTGGTGCAACTTTATATACATTCTCTGTTCTTGTCAGTGGTCTTTGCAATAATAACAGACTACACAAAGCTCGTGACATTTTGAGACTGTTGAATGAGAGTGACATTGTTCCACAACCATTTATCTATAATCCTGTCATTGATGGCTATTGCAAATCTGGCAATGTTGACGAGGCTAATAAAATTGTAGCAGAAATGGAGGTCAATAGGTGCAAGCCTGATAAGTTGACGTTTACCATTCTTATTATTGGGCATTGTATGAAAGGGAGAATGCCTGAAGCAATTGGTATCTTTCATAAGATGTTGGCTGTTGGTTGTGCCCCAGATGAAATCACTGTAAATAATTTAAGATCCTGTCTTTTGAAGGCTGGAATGCCTGGTGAAGCTGCCCGCGTTAAGAAAGTTCTTGCTCAGAACCTGACATTGGGTATTACATCATCAAAGAAATCTTATCATGAAACCACAAATGAAAGTATACCTGTTGCTGTTTAG